The sequence GCCCCACGCCCGCCACAAACCGCATCAGGGCGTAATAATCGGTAGGGGCCATGAACCGAACGACCGGCACAAATCCGCAGGCAATGTTGGCCAGCGAATACATGATAATCGAACCAAACAACACTGACATGCGCCCCCGCCGGTCGCCGATGATACCCCACAGAATACCGCCAACGAGCAACCCCGCCTGCTGACAGTTAAGAATAAATGCGCCCACGCTCGACACCTCGGCCTTGCTCAACGCCAGCGATTGCAGGCTAGGCACCCGCACAATGCTGAAGATGAGCATGTCGTATACGTCGACAAAAAATCCAAGCGCCGACACGATCACGGGCAGCGAAAACAACGTAACGTAGGGGCGCTGAGGCATTGATTGCAGACGAAGGAATGGTGTTATACGAATGAATNNNNNNNNNNNNNNNNNNNNNNNNNNNNNNNNNNNNNNNNNNNNNNNNNNNNNNNNNNNNNNNNNNNNNNNNNNNNNNNNNNNNNNNNNNNNNNNNNNNNNNNNNNNNNNNNNNNNNNNNNNNNNNNNNNNNNNNNNNNNNNNNNNNNNNNNNNNNNNNNNNNNNNNNNNNNNNNNNNNNNNNNNNNNNNNNNNNNNNNNNNNNNNNNNNNNNNNNNNNNNNNNNNNNNNNNNNNNNNNNNNNNNNNNNNNNNNNNNNNNNNNNNNNNNNNNNNNNNNNNNNNNNNNNNNNNNNNNNNNNNNNNNNNNNNNNNNNNNNNNNNNNNNNNNNNNNNNNNNNNNNNNNNNNNNNNNNNNNNNNNNNNNNNNNNNNNNNNNNNNNNNNNNNNNNNNNNNNNNNNNNNNNNNNNNNNNNNNNNNNNNNNNNNNNNNNNNNNNNNNNNNNNNNNNNNNNNNNNNNNNNNNNNNNNNNNNNNNNNNNNNNNNNNNNNNNNNNNNNNNNNNNNNNNNNNNNNNNNNNNNNNNNNNNNNNNNNNNNNNNNNNNNNNNNNNNNNNNNNNNNNNNNNNNNNNNNNNNNNNNNNNNNNNNNNNNNNNNNNNNNNNNNNNNNNNNNNNNNNNNNNNNNNNNNNNNNNNNNNNNNNNNNNNNNNNNNNNNNNNNNNNNNNNNNNNNNNNNNNNNNNNNNNNNNNNNNNNNNNNNNNNNNNNNNNNNNNNNNNNNNNNNNNNNNNNNNNNNNNNNNNNNNNNNNNNNNNNNNNNNNNNNNNNNNNNNNNNNNNNNNNNNNNNNNNNNNNNNNNNNNNNNNNNNNNNNNNNNNNNNNNNNNNNNNNNNNNNNNNNNNNNNNNNNNNNNNNNNNNNNNNNNNNNNNNNNNNNNNNNNNNNNNNNNNNNNNNNNNNNNNNNNNNNNNNNNCCCCCCCTACTCTTCCAGGAAATCCATCTCTTTGCCGTGGGTTTCGGGGATGGTGAGCACGCTGTAAATGCCGATGGCGAAGGCAATGACGCCCACAATGGCACCAGCCGTGATGACGCCCTGCGTGGGTTTTACGGTCTGGTAGAGGGTCGTCATCGGGAAAACCAGTCCGCGCACCATGTTGGGCACGGTGGTGGCGGCCGTGGCGCGCAGGTTCGTACCAAATTGCTCGGCCCCGATGGTTACGAACATGGCCCAGTAGCCAATGCCGAAGCCCAAGGCCAGACACGCCATGTACAGGGCTGTATCGGATTGCAGCCCGCCGAACAGATACACCACGCTGGCCGCCAGCGTAAAGAGCATCAGGCCCAGCACGGCTTTCCGACGCGATGCCAGCGCCTGACTGATAAACCCGCTCGCCAGGTCGCCCGTGGATAGGCCCACGTAGCACCACATGATGGCCAGCCCCGGTTTCACCTCCTGCGTAATGCCGAGCGCCGTACCAAACTCGTTAGAAAACGTCGCCAGAATCCCGATCACAAACCAGGTGGGAATGCCCAGCCCGATGCATTTCATGTAGCGGCTGAAGCGGTCGGCGTTGGTGAAAAAGGCGAAGAAATTTCCCTTGTTCACAGCATGGTTCGACGACACATTTTTGTACATCCCCGACTCCACCACGCCAACGCGCAGCAACAACAGACCGATGCCCATGCCGCCGCCGATAAAGTAGGCAATGTTCCAGTCGAAGAGTTTGACAGTAAAATAAGCCACCACCGCCCCAAACAGGCCAATGCCTGCCACCAGCGACGTACCGATGGCCCGTAGCCGCGTGGGTAACACCTCGCTGACGAGCGTGATACCCGCGCCCAGCTCGCCTGCCAGGCCCACGCCCGCCACAAACCGCATCAGGGCGTAGTAGGTAACCTTGTCCATGAAGGTGACGGACGGAATAAAGCCGCAGGCAATGTTGGCCAGTGAGTAGGTGATGATCGAACCAAACAAGACCGACAACCGGCCCCGTTTATCACCCAGAATCCCCCACAGGATACCACCCAGCAGCAGGCCGATCATCTGCCAGTTGAAGATGAGCGTGCCGTCGGTGGAAATCTGCTCGGGGGTCAGCCCCAGCGATTGCAGGCTGGGAACCCGCACGATACCGAAGAGCAACAGATCGTAGATATCGACAAAGTAGCCCAAAGCGGCCACAATAACGGGTAGGCTGAATAAGCCCGTTGTCTGTACAGGTTTAGAGGTAAGGGAGGATTGCATAGGGCAAGTTTACAAAGGAAAGGCCTTTTCTGGTAGACAGACAAGTAAGAACCCCATTAACCCGGAAGGCGTACCGAACTAAGCAGTTGCCCACTCACTGTGTAGGCCACACGCAGCATCACGATTTTCAGCAATAGTCGCCCCAGGATGATGGCTTGTTGCAGCACCACCATCAGCAAAATCAGCGGCCAGTTGCGCATCGGGAGCAGGTCATCGATCAGCAGGTACAGGCCCATCAGCCCGGCCACCAGCGCCACCAGCAGCAGGTACCGGCCAAACGTGTTTCGCAGATGGCTCAACACAAATCGGCCCGCCAGTCCAAACGCCCGGAAAGCCCCCTGCTCGTCGGTGCGGAACATGTGCACTTTGGCGTAATCGGCCACGCACCAGACCAGCAACGTACCCAGCCCGCCCACGGCAAACCCGCCGAAACCCAGCCAGAATAGTCCCCGCTCGGTAAGCGAATCGGCGAAGGCCGTAGCCAGCAAAATCCCGATCAGGAACGGTACCAGAAACACGGCCAGTGTAAACAGCGCTGTCACGCCCAGCAACCGAACGTACCTGGCCAGGTAGTGCGTGCCCGCCTGCCAGAACGATGGCAGAGGAATCGGGGCCGTCAGTTGAAAGCTGTAGAGCAACCCGCCCGACGCCCAGGTCCAGACCAGCACAAACAGCAGCGACGTCAACACGCCCGCCCGCAACGCCGGCCCAATCGCCTTGTCGTTATGTTGCATGAAATCGCTGACGACCGTGTAGTCGAATCCGGCGAGCAGTTGCAGTGGTGCCCGTGAGCCATCGGCCACCTCGTTCAGGCTCACAAACAGGGCATACGTACCCGGCAGGGCCAGCAGCAGGGCAATCCCGTACAACAGCAGCAACACGCGGGGCGACGAAAGACGAAACATAGACGGGCAGTGAATTAAGAAACAGTAGCAGGAATGGTGAAGAGGCTTCGCTTCGTAAGAGTCAGGGTCACGCCAGCATCAGCCATTCGAGCCAGAAAAGAAACTTGGCGGCAAACTTGGCGGCGGGGGCCGATGACGATCTCAACGTCAGGCTGTTGTTCGTAAAATCGGTATCCATATACAGCTTTTGCTTCGGGTCGACTTCGGCCCAGTCGATGCGTCCTTTGCCACCCACCGCGAAGGTGTGCGTGCGCGCCTTTCCATCCCAGCGCAGCGTTTGTTCCCTGCCGTCGCTGAAATGAATCAGTACCTCAACGGGTAGCTGCATATCGCCCAGCCGATCGACGCGCACCGTGGGCGAACTACCGTTGCGGATGGTGGCCAGTTTGTAGTCGCAGACCTGATCACCGAACAGCACCTGCTCGAAAAACCAGTTCATGTCAGATCCGTATTGGGCGCCCAGACGGCGCGGCACCAGCTCATTCACCACGTCAATAAAGCTCTGCGCATTAGGGTGTTTGAATCGCCATCGCAGGAAGTACGTCTGCATGATCTCGTCCATAAGTGGGCGCCCCACCAACCCGTCCAGCGTGCGCAGCCAGGTGGCCGTTTTCTGGTAGGTCAACGAGCCATAATAACCCGCCGGTAGCTGCCACACATTTCCGTAAGCTGGCCCAATCGCCGGATTGTCGAGGTGGACGTACCCATCGCGCGATGCTTCCAGATCGCCCATCCGAAACCCGAACCAGTCGATCTGACTTTGCCGGGGGCCATACCATTCATCCATGATTCGGCCTTCGTAATACTGGTTGAAGCCCTCGTCGAGCCAGGCTTCCTCAAACTCATTACTGGCCAATAGCTGCATAAAATATTGATGCCCAAACTCATGCACCGTCACCAGTTCCGGGAAGCGCATACCGGCGGGCAGGCCCCAGCTCGTCCCCGCCGTGATGAACGTGGGATACTCCATCCCCGCCGCCCCAGAGGCGTGCAGAGGCGGGTCCACGATCGTCAGCGTGTTGTGGGGGTACGTACCCAGGTGCCGGTCGAAGTAGGTAAGGGCTGTTTTGGCGGCGTCGAGGTGGCGTTGGGCCTGCGCGCTGTGTTCGGGTTGCAGCAGCAGCCGGATACGTACCTGATTACCCGCCCGGCCTTTCCAGGTATCGTTGACTACCTCGAACTGGGGCGAGGCGGTCCAGGCAAAATCGACCACATCGGCCGCCTGCCAGCGCTGGGTTTTGGTGCCATCGCGGTTTACGGTTTCGCGTAGCAACTGCCCCGTCGCTCCGATTTGCAGGGTTTTATCCGTCGTAATCGACACGTCGTAAGTACCGTAATCAGCGTAGAACTCCGAGTGCGCGTGAAACTGGTGGCAGTTCCAACCGCCCTGGGTACGTCCCCGCACGCCCGCCGCTTCGTAAACCGCGATCTTGGGAAACCACTGGCCGACCAGAAAAAAATCGCGGCTGAAGCCCGTCCGGGCAAAGATTTTAGGCAGCTTGGCCTCGAACGCCATATCGAGTTCAATGGTCTCGCCGGGGCGTACTGGGCGGCTTAGCGGCACCCGCATCACCGTCCGGTCGTCGGGGTTGAGGTCGTCAGGCTGGGCAAAACGCATCGCGCCCGTCAGGCGCTCGCCGGTGCGGCGGTCGGTGAGGGTTGTGACCTTCGTCCAGCCGTAATTGGCCTGCTCTGATTTGTCCATCTGATCGCCCCGCAACTGCCCGCCCGACTCGCGCATGAACGTCGATTTCTGATCCCGAAACGCGTTGAGATACAAGTGGAACCAAAGCTCACGAATCGGGTCGGTCGAGGTATTGCGCCAGGTGAGCGTCTGCCGCCCATCGAGGCGCCTGGTCGTCGGGTTAAGCCGCACGTCGATCCGGTAATTGGCTATGCGCGGACTCAGGGCAACGTCGGCCCGGGCCAGGCTGGCCCAGAGGCATAAAGGCAGCAGAAGCAGGTACAGGCGAGGCATCGGTTCGGTATTTTTGCGACTAAAAGTAAAACTTTGTCCGTTCTGGCCAATGCCGCTTCCCTTATGACAAATGCCCAACTGACCTGGCTTGGTAAACTCCTCCTCAACCTGTTGGGCTTGGCGGTGGCGATCTGGTTTGTGTACCGGGCCGGGCTTAACATACTGTTGCTATTCAGTTACCGGTCGTTGGCCACCAACCCGCTGTATGGGTTTCTGGTGCATGATCTGGTCATCATCGTCATCGGGCTTATTGCCATCTGGTCTTGCTTCCGGCTGGTCGAAAATCTCTACAAGCTCGCCATCAACCCGCCCCGCAACGCCTAGCGGTCCAACGCTGGCTCGTCGCTCATTCCGTCGTATTTTAGCAGACAAATTTGAGCCTGCCGTCCGTTGAAGTCTGCTTCCCCCATCAATCAGCGCCTTGAACTAGCGCACAGCTACGTCCTGCACACCAACCAGAATGTGTTTCTAACTGGTAAAGCGGGCACGGGCAAGACCACCTTTCTGCACCAGATCAAGCAGTTATCGGCCAAACGGCTGGTGGTCGTCGCACCAACGGGCGTGGCCGCTATCAACGCCGGCGGTGTCACCATTCATTCGCTGTTTCAGCTTCCCTTCGGGCCGATTATTCCGGGCGCCAAACAGGAAAACCGGAAGTTCTCCCGCGAAAAAATCCGTCTGCTCCGTACGCTCGATCTGCTCGTTATCGACGAAATCAGCATGGTTCGGGCCGACGTGCTCGACGGTATTGATGAGGTGTTGCGGCGCTACCGCTACAGCCAGGAACCGTTTGGTGGGGTGCAACTGCTACTTATCGGCGACATGCAACAACTGCCGCCCGTGATCCGCGACGACGATTGGGCGCTGCTTCGCCCCTACTATGAATCGGGTTATTTTTTCAGCAGCCACGCCCTGCGCGAAACGCCCTATGTGTCGATCGAACTGACACACATCTATCGGCAGGCCGACCAACGCTTTATCAATCTGCTTAACGGTATTCGCGAGAAGACGATCACCGCTGAAGGCCTCGCCGACCTCAACCAACGCTACGTACCTGATTTTACCCCCAACGACCGCGACGGCTACATCACGCTGGCGACCCACAACCAGACTGCCCAGCAGATCAACAGCCAGAAACTCACCGACCTCACCACCCGCCTGCATACCTACGAAGCCGTAGTCACCGACGACTTTCCCGAGCCGATGTACCCGGCCGAATTCTCGCTCGAACTGAAAGTGGGCGCGCAGGTGATGTTTGTCAAAAACGACAGCTCGCCCGATAAGCAGTACTACAACGGCAAGATTGGCCAGATCGCCGAACTTGGCTCTGACTACGTGAGCGTGAAATGCGCGGGTGAGTTTGTGCCCATCGTGACCGGGCCCGTCGAGTGGCAGAACATCCGCTACAGCCTCGACGCCAAAACCGGCGAGATCCAGAGCGAAATCATCGGTACGTTCACGCAGTATCCGCTGCGGCTGGCCTGGGCCATCACCATTCACAAAAGCCAGGGGCTCACGTTCGAGCGGGCCATCATCGACGCCGGGCGGGCCTTCGCACACGGGCAGGTGTATGTGGCGCTCAGCCGCTGCAAAACCCTCGACGGCCTCGTGTTGCGCACGCCCATTCCGGCCAGCAGTATCAAAACCGAGTTTGATCTGGAGCGTTTTCACGAAGACGTGCAGACCAAAACACCCACCGAGCAACACCTGCACAACGCCAAACGCGCCAATCAGGAGCAGTTGCTGCACGATCTGTTTGCGTTCGAACAGGCCGCTTACCTGCTGAGCCGCGTCCGCAAGGTCGTCGACGACAACGTCCGCACGCTGCCGGCTCCGTTGGTGGAGCAGTTGAACGAACTCCAGACTACGCTGACCGATAAAGCGCGGGTGGTGGGGCACCGGTTCCGGAAACAGTTACCCAATTATTTTGGTCAGGAGCCCCTCCCCGAAGCCAACACCGACCTGCAACAGCGCATCCAGAAAGCTGGAGCCTATTTCAAAACCGTGCTCGCCGACGAATTGCTCCCGCTGATCTACGACGCCCCCACCGATACCGACAACAAGCAGGTACGAACCGATCTGCTCGAAGCCCTCGACGAACTGGAACGCGAGCTGACCACAAAACTAGCCCTCTTTACTCGCTGCGCCGAGGGCTTCGATGCGCTGGCCTATCTGCAGGTACGTAACCAGGCCGAACTGGCCTTTATGCCCAACCGCAAAAAAGTGGAGCGCGCCGCCGGGCAACCCGATAAAGCCCCGAAAGCGGGTGACCGCAGCAATCGGCCCAGCAGCCTCTATTTCGAATTACTGAAATGGCGGGGCCGCATGGCCGAAGAGCACAACAGCCCGGCCTATTTCATCATGAGCCAGCAAACCGTGACCGAGATTGCGACCAAGCGCCCGGAAACGATCGACGCGCTTGCCAAGATCAAGGGCGTCGGGAAGGCTAAGGCCAAACGCATCGGCGACGAAATCCTGGCCATCATCGAACAGAATCCGGCCGATGGCCGCCCGGATGGACCACCGGCTCCAAAAGCCAATGTGTACGCCAAAGCAGGCGAAGCACCCGCCAGAAAAGCAACGAACAAGGCTGACAAAGAGCCCGTGTACGAAGCTACCCTGAAACTGTTTCTGCTGGGCAAGTCGATTGCCGCGATTGCCGAGCTGCGCGGCGTCACGGAGCAGACAATCGAGAATCACCTCACCCGTTGCATTAACCTCGGCCTACTGCCCGTCGAAGCAGTCCTGTCCGCCGAGAAACTGACGCTCATCTACAATACCCTTGGCTCCAAACGCCCCGCCAGCCTCACCGACGCTGTGCAGCAACTGGACGGCCTGGTCAGCTACACCGACCTGCGCTTTGCTTACGCAGCGGTAGGTCGCTAGGTACGGTCATCTGTAAACAGAGACTAGTTACTTATCAACAGGCTCGCCTTCTACGACTGTTTGTTAAACAGCTGGCAGTCAATCCATACAAAAATATCGTCATATAAGTAAAACTATTTAGTTAGTTTCCTATAGATTTAGTAGTCAACTATTGGTTACGAAACATTTTTCATCTTTTACCGCATAGTGCTTGCGCACAAGCTGTTAGCCGCCTAGTTTTGAGTGCCTAACAGAAATTTTTAACTGCCACAAACCAGCTTCAATGAAAAAATTCTATGCCTCCCTTTTTGCTGTCAGCTTGGCCTTGTTGACGTCGACAGGGGCCTTCAGCCAACAGACAGCTGTTGATTTTTTTAATGAAGGTATCCAGAAAAGTAACGCCAAAGACTTCACGGGTGCGCTTCAGGCGTTCACTACAGCCATCATCATGAACCCGGAAAATGCCCCTAGTTATTACAACCGGGCATTGGCCAAAACGAGCCTGAACGACATCCAGGGAGCCGTGTCGGATCTCGACCAGGCGATTGAGTTAAATCCGCAGGAAGCCAATGCGTATCTTTACCGGGGTATAAATCGGTCGAAACTGGAAGACAACCGGGGCGCCATGCAGGATTTCAACCGGGCCGTTGAACTCAGCCCCAATGATGCATTCCTGTACTACAATCGGGGTCTTTGCAAACTACAGCTGGGCTACTCAGCCGCAGCGTTGAACGACTTCAACCGGGCCTCGTCACTATCACCCAACGATGCCAACATCCTCACGGCACGGGGTAACTGCAAAAATGGCCTGAACGACTTCCGCGGTGCACTGGCCGATTTTGGTCTGGCGCTGGAAAAATCGCCCAACAAAACGACGGCACTCTCGGGCCGGGGCTACTCACGCTTCAAGTTGGAAGATTACAAGGGCTCGCTGGCTGATTTCTCGCGGGCTATTGAACTGGCCCCCACCGATGCCGATCTGTTTTACAAGCGTGGTCTGGTCAAAACCCGCATGGGCGAATTCGACAACGCCGTTGTGGATTACAACAAAACGCTTGAACTGAACCCCAATCATTATAAGGCGTATTTCAGCCGGGGCTTCTGCCGCAGCCGCACGGGCAATGCCAAAGTGGCGCTCGGCGACCTCGACAAGTCGATCGAAATGGACAACCGTTCTATCCAGACCAAAGCGTATTACAGCGAGTTTATCACCCAAAACATGCTGCCTCTGTTCGCCACCGTGGTACAGGAGCGGTATAAAGTGGCTGAACTTGGCGACGACCGCGCCGATGCCTACATCGTTCGGGGTATGCTGAAAAACGCCAACGGCGACAGCAAGCCAGCGCTACTCGATCTGAACCGCGCCGTTGAACTGAACCCCACGAGCGCCGAGTCGTATTTTATCCGCGGCATCATCCGCTCATCGCTTGGCGACCAGAAAGGGGCCATGATCGATTGCAACAGCACGGTTCGGCTGAACCCGCGCCACGCGGAAGCCTATTACCTGCGCGGCCTCATCCGCTACGATACGGGCGATGAGGTGAGCGGTTGCGCCGACCTCAGCCGTTCGGGTGAACTAGGCTATGTGCAGGCCTACAAAATCATCACCGAACGGTGTAATAAGACAGTACGTTAGCCTCAATGCCCAATGCGAAAGGCCCGGCTCATCCAGAGCCGGGCCTCTTTGTTTTACGCTGGTTGCCAGCTGATCAACTAGCTGAATTTACGACTGAATGTCGCCAGCAACCGAGCCAGCAACAGGCCAATCAACAACCCAATCACATCAGCTAGTGCATCTTGCCAATCGCCCGACCGGCCAATGGGCATCACGGCCTGATACACTTCCGACAGCACAGCGTAGGCCACGCCCCAAGCCAGTGTACGACGCTCCGAGAGCCCCGCCCAGCGCCACAGAAAGGCAAACCCTGCGAAGATGATTGTGTGTACGTTTTTGTCACTTCCCCCAACGTCAGGAGCCACATCCGTCGGCAGTGACAGACCAGCAAAAATGGCAATCGACCAGGCGATTGCGGCAGCACGCTGCCAATGAATATGAACGACCAGCCACATGATCAGGAAGGCAACAGAAACGACGGCCGCTGCTATGGCCTGATACCAATTTAGGCCCAGATAAGCCAGTATTGATTCGAGAGACTGGATCACAAGCGTTGAAGTCGCCGTTCGGCCAGGGCCAGGAACAGCACGGCCAGGCAAACCAGGTAGATGATGTTGCGCGTATCGAGCAGGCCCCGGCCCAACGCGCTGTACTGTTGGTCGAGGCTCAGGTATTCCAGCCAATAAGCGAGATCGGTAGTGCCAAACAGGGTGCTCAGCGTGCTCAGACCGGCGTAGAGCAGCAGGCAGGCCAACGCCCCCACCACAAACGCCACGACCTGATTGTCGTTAAGCGACGAAGCCCACAGCCCCACCGCGACAAATACACCAGCCAACAGCAACAGGCCGACATACGACCCTGCCACCACGGCCATGTCGATGGAACCGACCGGGTTGCCGAGCTGATAAAGCGAGTAGGCATACAACAGTGTGGGAGCGATCGTGAGAGCGACCAGCAGCCAGTTGGCGCCAAATTTACCCAGTACAATGCCCCACCGGCCTACGGGTTTGGTCAGTAGCCATTCGAGCGTACCGGCCCGCCGTTCATCGGCGATGGAGCGCATGGTAATGGCCGGTGCCAGAAACACCAGTACGTAGGGCGTCAGCACAAAAAACTGCCCCAGATCGGCGTATCCGTAGTCGAGCAGGTTGGTTTGCGGGAATACCCACAGCAGCAGCCCCACCACCGTCAGGAACGTACCCATGATGATGTAGGCGATCGCCGACCCAAAAAATTGATTGATTTCTTTCCGGAAAATAGCTACCACATCAATCAAACGGATTGTCTTTACGGCGGCGCATAAAGAGCGACACAATTAATGTTACGATGGTGCCGGCAAACGTCCACCAGAGTATGCTGAGCAGGAACGCCCCACCCGATGCCCCTTTCTTACGCTGCTGCGCTTCCAGCTCGCCCATCTGATCGTCGAACTTATCGAGTGCCTCGTCGGGAACACCCTGTGCTTCCATGAAGTCACGGGTTTGCTGCAAGGTCTTCGCGATGAGGTTCGGGTCGATAAACGCCTGATAAAATTGGGCGAAGGTGGTGTCGAGCAGGCCCATAATGGTGAACATCAGCGACCCCAGCCCAACGGCCTCACCAACCGACATATAGCCTTTGTTGAGGCTGCGGAATTCGCGCAGTGCCAGTACCAGCCCCGTCACGATGATAATGCCGTTGAGCACGCCGAAGAGGGTGCCCCCCATGCCGGAGTAGTAGCCCAGCGCGTAGCGGATGGTCGTAACCAGAATTTCAACGAGGCCAACGAGGCCACCCCATTTCAGGGCTAAGCGGGCGGTAGAGGGTTTTTCTTCCATTAGTCCAATGCACTATAATCCTGCTTGCGAAATACCAGCGAAATAATCAGAATGGGCAGAATACCCAGCAGTGTTTTTTTGCCCAACATACTGAGTGGCAGCACGTCGGGCGTGGTGGCGGCCGTCTGCGCCAGTTGGGCTTTGTAGGCCTCTTCACCAAACGTTTTCACGTAGTTGGCTTTGTCATGCAGTTGAAACTGCGTCAGCTCGTTGATGTAGCGCGTAAACTCCGACGGATCAACCCAGGTTACGAAGGCGTAGATGAGCCAGCCCGCCACCAGTGCCGCCACCGTGTTGACCACGTAGCAGATGGTGAGGCCTTCCCACATGTGCAGCAACCCCTTGCCCACGTTTCGGCGGTAATACCAGACGGCCGCGATCATCACGATCAGGTGGATGCCAAAGTCGAACGGGTATTTCTCGTAGACGTACAACGCCGTAATGCCCAGCGTGTGTAGCCCCAGAAACAGCAGGAACGCCGCCAGACCGGCCCCCAGGCCAAACAGCAGCGGGACTCGTAGAAGTGGGTGATTGAAGTAGTTCATGGCAGAAAGCGCTTGGCTGTCGTCTCGAAACCCACCCGCCGGAAGCCGGATAGCCAACGGCAGCCCGGCGCGTTACAGGATTGTGGTGATGACCCTACCTGTGAGGGTCTTGCCCAGGAAGGGTGAATTTTTGGCGGGCGTAATCGGCCTTTCATACGTCCAGGTGGCCGTGGGGTCAAACAGAGTCAGCGTAGCCGGTTGCCCCTCGGCGATGGAAACGGCTGGTAACCCCAATACCCGGCGCGGCCCCACCGTAAAGCGATCAACCAACGTACCCAGTATGGACGTACCCAGTGTGGATACACCCGGTATGGACGTACCCGCCGATTCGGGTCGTATGGACGTACCTGACGCTGACTGTTGCTCGTTGGCTTTTGTCAGCAGCGCTACGAAGGCCGTTTCCAGGCCCGTAATGCCAAACTCCGCCATGTCGAACTCGATGTTCTTGCTTTCCTCGTCGTGGGGGTGGTGGTCCGTCACGATCAGGTCAATGGTACCATCGGCGAGCCCATCCCAGAGCGCCGCCACGTCCTCGGCCGACCGGAAAGGCGGATTCACCTTCAGGTTGGTGTCGAATCCGGCCAGATCGGCATCGGTGAAAAGGAGCTGATGGGCCGCGACATCGCAGCTCACGGGTAAGCCCTGCGCTTTAGCCTGCCGTACCAGCGCTACCGATTCGGCCGACGACAGACAGGCAAAATGCAGCATCGGCGTCGACGGTCGGGTTGGTTGTCCATCGAGTACGTAGGTCAGCAGCCGTAGGTCGCGGGCAATCAGTATGGCTTCGGCCATGGCGGGCATTCCTTTCAGGCCCAGCCGGGTGCTTTGCTCGCCTTCGTGCATCTGCCCGTAGCGCGTCAGCAGGGTATCTTCGGGCCGGTTGATCAGCAACCCGCCAAACGGTTGCAGGTATTGCAGCGTCTTGAGCAGCAGATCGGGGTTTTGCAGCGGGTGGTCGCCATCCGTGAAGGCAATGGCACCGGCCCGGTGCAGGTCGATCATGTCGGTGAAGTCCTCGCCTTTGGTGCCCTTCGTGATCGCCGCCGTCGGGTGTAGGCGGGCCGGTTGCCCTTCGCCCATCCGCCGCACGTACCCCAGCGTATCTTTCGAGTCGATAACGGGGTGCGTGTTGGGCAGTAGTACCACGTCGGTAAACCCACCGGCGGCGGCCGCTTTGGCCAGGTCAGTGAGCGTTTCGCGGTGTTCATGGCCGGGGTCGTTGGCGGCGGCCCGCCCATCGACCCAACCCGCCGACACGTGCAGATTGGCCCCTTCGATGACCCGCGCCCCGTCGGGAACAGGCATCGGCGAACCCGATCCGGATGGACTCAACTGCCGGATAAGGCCGTTTTCGAGGTGCAGGTCAACAACCTGATTATTGAGCGGCGAGGC comes from Fibrella aestuarina BUZ 2 and encodes:
- a CDS encoding MFS transporter, yielding MQSSLTSKPVQTTGLFSLPVIVAALGYFVDIYDLLLFGIVRVPSLQSLGLTPEQISTDGTLIFNWQMIGLLLGGILWGILGDKRGRLSVLFGSIITYSLANIACGFIPSVTFMDKVTYYALMRFVAGVGLAGELGAGITLVSEVLPTRLRAIGTSLVAGIGLFGAVVAYFTVKLFDWNIAYFIGGGMGIGLLLLRVGVVESGMYKNVSSNHAVNKGNFFAFFTNADRFSRYMKCIGLGIPTWFVIGILATFSNEFGTALGITQEVKPGLAIMWCYVGLSTGDLASGFISQALASRRKAVLGLMLFTLAASVVYLFGGLQSDTALYMACLALGFGIGYWAMFVTIGAEQFGTNLRATAATTVPNMVRGLVFPMTTLYQTVKPTQGVITAGAIVGVIAFAIGIYSVLTIPETHGKEMDFLEE
- a CDS encoding M1 family metallopeptidase, whose amino-acid sequence is MPRLYLLLLPLCLWASLARADVALSPRIANYRIDVRLNPTTRRLDGRQTLTWRNTSTDPIRELWFHLYLNAFRDQKSTFMRESGGQLRGDQMDKSEQANYGWTKVTTLTDRRTGERLTGAMRFAQPDDLNPDDRTVMRVPLSRPVRPGETIELDMAFEAKLPKIFARTGFSRDFFLVGQWFPKIAVYEAAGVRGRTQGGWNCHQFHAHSEFYADYGTYDVSITTDKTLQIGATGQLLRETVNRDGTKTQRWQAADVVDFAWTASPQFEVVNDTWKGRAGNQVRIRLLLQPEHSAQAQRHLDAAKTALTYFDRHLGTYPHNTLTIVDPPLHASGAAGMEYPTFITAGTSWGLPAGMRFPELVTVHEFGHQYFMQLLASNEFEEAWLDEGFNQYYEGRIMDEWYGPRQSQIDWFGFRMGDLEASRDGYVHLDNPAIGPAYGNVWQLPAGYYGSLTYQKTATWLRTLDGLVGRPLMDEIMQTYFLRWRFKHPNAQSFIDVVNELVPRRLGAQYGSDMNWFFEQVLFGDQVCDYKLATIRNGSSPTVRVDRLGDMQLPVEVLIHFSDGREQTLRWDGKARTHTFAVGGKGRIDWAEVDPKQKLYMDTDFTNNSLTLRSSSAPAAKFAAKFLFWLEWLMLA
- a CDS encoding HRDC domain-containing protein, with protein sequence MKSASPINQRLELAHSYVLHTNQNVFLTGKAGTGKTTFLHQIKQLSAKRLVVVAPTGVAAINAGGVTIHSLFQLPFGPIIPGAKQENRKFSREKIRLLRTLDLLVIDEISMVRADVLDGIDEVLRRYRYSQEPFGGVQLLLIGDMQQLPPVIRDDDWALLRPYYESGYFFSSHALRETPYVSIELTHIYRQADQRFINLLNGIREKTITAEGLADLNQRYVPDFTPNDRDGYITLATHNQTAQQINSQKLTDLTTRLHTYEAVVTDDFPEPMYPAEFSLELKVGAQVMFVKNDSSPDKQYYNGKIGQIAELGSDYVSVKCAGEFVPIVTGPVEWQNIRYSLDAKTGEIQSEIIGTFTQYPLRLAWAITIHKSQGLTFERAIIDAGRAFAHGQVYVALSRCKTLDGLVLRTPIPASSIKTEFDLERFHEDVQTKTPTEQHLHNAKRANQEQLLHDLFAFEQAAYLLSRVRKVVDDNVRTLPAPLVEQLNELQTTLTDKARVVGHRFRKQLPNYFGQEPLPEANTDLQQRIQKAGAYFKTVLADELLPLIYDAPTDTDNKQVRTDLLEALDELERELTTKLALFTRCAEGFDALAYLQVRNQAELAFMPNRKKVERAAGQPDKAPKAGDRSNRPSSLYFELLKWRGRMAEEHNSPAYFIMSQQTVTEIATKRPETIDALAKIKGVGKAKAKRIGDEILAIIEQNPADGRPDGPPAPKANVYAKAGEAPARKATNKADKEPVYEATLKLFLLGKSIAAIAELRGVTEQTIENHLTRCINLGLLPVEAVLSAEKLTLIYNTLGSKRPASLTDAVQQLDGLVSYTDLRFAYAAVGR